ACGGCTCAGCGCGATGTCGATCGTATTCACCTGGCTGCCCGTGATCCTGATTCCGCTCCAGTTCGTGCAATCCTACGGGATGTCCCGGACGACGACGCTGGCGACGTTTTCGATGATGGTCAGGCGGCGACGCGAACACGCGTTGAAATACGGGCTGCCCTTCCGCGAGATCCGTTTCGGCTTCGGCAACGTTTACCTGTGCGCCACGCTGCTGGCCTCGTGCCTCGGTTCGCGGGCGGAAATGCCGGCCTTCTATCCGCTGCTGGTGATCCTCGGTGCGTGGGGGCTGATGGCAGCCAGCGGCCGGGCATGGAAACAAGTCGGGCTGGCCTCCCTCTTCGCGGTCCTGCTGTCGGCCCTGCTGGGAGCCGGCGGTGAGATGGGGCTGATGAAGTTGTACCGCATGGTGACCACGATCGGTACGAGCGATGGCAGCTACAGCTCGGAGTATGCCCGCGAGCGCCAAACTTCGATCGGTAGCCTGGGCAGGCTGAAGCAGTCGCCGGAGATCGTATGGCGCTTGATCCCGGAGCAAGGACCGCTGCCGCGTTTGCTGCGGATTGCGTCTTACAATACCTACTACGACCAAGGCTGGCAGGCCGACCTGCTGCCTTCCGGCACTGATCCCGACATGGATGGATTCGACGAGGTCGCGGAAATCACCAACCCGGACAACTTGGAAGACCTTGAGGACAAATTCCTGATCGCGGCACCGAACCTGCCAGAGCCGAAGGTTGCTGTAGCCCGCGACCTCCCGCGCTTCCGCCTGCGCGGTGCCACCCCCTCGTCTCGGAATTTCAGCCTGCTTCCGTTGCCGGGGAACGCCGCCAGCCTCCACCAGTTCGATCCCGAGGAATTCGATCGCAATCCCTTCGGCACCTTCCGCCTCAAGCCGTCGCAGCCGGTGGCGGATGCCCGCGTGCTGTGGCATCCGGATTTCTCTCCGGAACTGCCGCCGTGGAAATCCCTGGCCAGTTCCTACGATCGCCGCCGCTTTGACCATGGCCCCCTTTCTCCGGACGCGAAGAAGCGCGTGACGGTGGAGCCGGAGCTCCAGATCCCGCCGTCCGAGGCCGCGGTGATCAAGCGCGTCGCGACGGAGCTTGGCCTGCACGACGTGCCGCTGGAGGAAAAGATCGCGCGACTGCGGCGGCACTTTGTGGCGAACTTCCAGTACACCCGCTACAACCGGACCCGCGAGGACTTCGACCCGGCGAAGCACAGCACGCTGCTCGGGAAATTCCTCACCGATACCCGCGCCGGGCACTGCGAGTTCTTCGCGACATCCGCAGCGTTGCTGCTCCGCGAGGCCGGGGTGCCGACCCGC
This window of the Luteolibacter arcticus genome carries:
- a CDS encoding transglutaminase-like domain-containing protein: MSPPRFLLGAALLFWGAMTERVVPGLACAMLVEGAHWTRVRWNFGERAFLNAWRLSVLFLLMAMVLVLLNGARLSAMSIVFTWLPVILIPLQFVQSYGMSRTTTLATFSMMVRRRREHALKYGLPFREIRFGFGNVYLCATLLASCLGSRAEMPAFYPLLVILGAWGLMAASGRAWKQVGLASLFAVLLSALLGAGGEMGLMKLYRMVTTIGTSDGSYSSEYARERQTSIGSLGRLKQSPEIVWRLIPEQGPLPRLLRIASYNTYYDQGWQADLLPSGTDPDMDGFDEVAEITNPDNLEDLEDKFLIAAPNLPEPKVAVARDLPRFRLRGATPSSRNFSLLPLPGNAASLHQFDPEEFDRNPFGTFRLKPSQPVADARVLWHPDFSPELPPWKSLASSYDRRRFDHGPLSPDAKKRVTVEPELQIPPSEAAVIKRVATELGLHDVPLEEKIARLRRHFVANFQYTRYNRTREDFDPAKHSTLLGKFLTDTRAGHCEFFATSAALLLREAGVPTRYVSGFMAAEIDPKTGQALLRGIHAHAWCRAWDAELNHWFDLDLTPPDWLGLETPRMARFQELTDWFQRVREDLLVWRDQPGHMMWLTLGLLAPLVIGMAYIGRNLWRSRSRLDAEKARRRGATVVATALTALERPARKVLGERPPGMPLAPWLRRLAPLLASPDPLEKALALHHRLRFDAGNTDSGSDAELQKLVEGLKRELGAAKGALRTTS